In a single window of the Ficedula albicollis isolate OC2 chromosome 13, FicAlb1.5, whole genome shotgun sequence genome:
- the SPRY4 gene encoding protein sprouty homolog 4, with protein MEPRIAHNITVVPNSAMVQPLLDSRIPYGRLQHPLTILPIDQMKTTHVENDYTDNPSASQPAQKRPRAPHEPGLGSQHPQRCEQDVTHPWISFSGRPSSISSSSSTSSDQRLLEHMAPVPVAEQSSPRAVRIQPKVINCKPLELKGPTPQELDKHFLLCEACGKCKCKECALPRTLPSCWVCNQECLCSAQNLVNYSTCMCLVKGVFYHCTNEDDEGTCADQPCSCSQSNCCARWSFMSALSLVLPCLLCYLPATGCVKLAQRCYDRVSRPGCRCKNTNSVICKALPESKGAEKPF; from the coding sequence ATGGAGCCCCGGATTGCTCACAACATCACCGTGGTGCCCAACTCTGCCATGGTGCAGCCCTTGCTGGACAGTCGGATCCCCTACGGGCGGCTGCAGCACCCGCTGACCATCCTGCCCATCGACCAGATGAAGACCACCCACGTGGAGAACGACTACACCGACAACCCCAGCGCCTCCCAGCCGGCCCAGAAGCGCCCCCGAGCCCCCCACGAGCCGGGCTTGGGCAGCCAGCACCCGCAGCGCTGCGAGCAGGACGTCACCCACCCCTGGATCTCCTTCAGCGGGCgccccagctccatcagcagcagcagcagcacctcctcggaccaaaggctgctggagcacaTGGCCCCGGTGCCCGTGGCGGAGCAGTCGTCCCCGCGCGCCGTGCGCATCCAGCCCAAGGTGATCAACTGCAAGCCGCTGGAGCTGAAGGGCCCCACGCCCCAGGAGCTGGACAAACACTTCCTGCTGTGCGAGGCCTGCGGGAAGTGCAAGTGCAAGGAGTGCGCCCTGCCCCGGACTCTGCCGTCCTGCTGGGTCTGCAACCAGGAGTGCCTGTGCTCGGCGCAGAACCTGGTCAACTACTCCACCTGCATGTGCCTGGTCAAGGGCGTCTTCTACCACTGCACCAACGAGGACGACGAGGGCACGTGCGCCgaccagccctgctcctgctcccagtccaACTGCTGCGCCCGCTGGTCCTTCATGAGCgccctgtccctggtgctgccctgcctgctctgctaCCTGCCCGCCACCGGCTGCGTCAAGCTGGCCCAGAGATGCTACGACCGAGTCAGCCGGCCCGGCTGCAGGTGCAAAAACACAAACAGTGTCATTTGCAAGGCGCTGCCCGAGAGCAAAGGGGCAGAAAAGCCCTTTTAA